From the genome of Oryza glaberrima chromosome 1, OglaRS2, whole genome shotgun sequence:
ACAGCGGCCATCAGGATGTTAGCTTATGGAACCTTGGCTGATCAACTTGATGAGGTCTTGAAAATAGCTGCAAGCACTTGTTTGGAGATTTTGGGAAAATTCGCTGAAGGTGTGATTGAAACATTTGGTGACGAATATCTACGGCCTCCAAGAAGTGATGAACTTGAACAAATCTTACAAGAAAATGAGGCTCGTGGTTTTCCTGGGTGCATGGGAAGCATCGATTGCATGCATTGGCCATGGAAGAATTGTCCGAAAGGTTGGGCGAGTCAGTTTACAAGTGGTAAACAAGGTGTTCCTACTATGATCCTTGAAGCTGTGGCATCAAAAAATCTTCGTATATGGCATGCTTTCTTTGGTACCGCGGGGTCTCAGAATGACATTAACGTTTTAAACAAGTCACCACTGTTCATTCAAGCAATAAAAGGGGAATCTCCTACGGTACACTATACTGTAATTGGAAATCAATATGACATGGGTTACTATCTTGCCGATAAAATATATCCAGAATGGGCAGTATTCGTGAAGACAGTTAATGCCCCTAGTTAATGCCCCTCAATCGGCGGAAGATAAAACATTTTCGTTGAGGCAAGAAGGGGTGAGGAAAGATGTCGAGTGTGCATTTGGTGTTCTGCAATCACGCTTTGATATTGTTCGTCAACCAGCACGGTTATGGAAGCAAGGAGACGTTATCAACATTATGCAAGCTTGTGTTATCCTTCACAATATGATAGTTGAAGATGAGAAGGACTCAGTTAGGGATGTCTTGGATTTGAATGAAAATCCAAGTGCGACGATAGTGATCCCACCAGAAGTGCGTACAAATGATGACCCTAATCCAAGCTTTGCAGAGGCACTTCGTAGAAATTCGGCTATCAAAACTCGACCAACACATAGGCAACTTAAGAAGGATCTAATCGAGCACATATGGCAACGCTAcggaaacaaagaaaattagACAAAAAGCGTTgtaactatatataatataattattatatatatggtttCTAAAAATTATTGTAATCGCGTTTCTATTATTTAATCTTCATATTTATTCTATCAATTAGCCACACAATGGTACATACAAATACATTTATAGTTGATCTAAGCTACATGCAAAGCATTAAACAGCTTACAGATGGCCCCTCTGTTTGTGGGTTGTATGAGCTGTCTTTATATCTATCTGTATGAGAATTTCGAGGTTCTGCAGACGACCCACCGTCTGTgggttgtacatgccctaacaaGATTTCCTCGAGGGTAACAATCGAAAAGTACAAACCGTTATGCACCGTAGATTAGAATATTATAGATTAGTATAATTAGTCCCAACCGACGCACCTAAAATCTGTGCAGCCAAAGATAATCCAAGAGACAGATGACCGAAAGCCCACCGAAACCGGTAAATCCTAGCGCTAAACCCACAACCCAACACGCACAAGAAGCAGCGGGAAAGTGCGAAGGACGAGCAGCTCTCACCCACCAGGAGAGAGTCCTCCGCTGCTCTCCTCCGGCTAAAGTGGTTGGCTGGTCTCAGCGACAGCGATCCCTTTCGGGGGTACTAGTAGCTAGTAGCCGCGACGACGGATGGTGGAACCCGTGGGTGCAGGTGGTGGCGGTAGTGGCTGGGGCGCGGAGGGGTTGGCGCTGCTGGCCTCTGCTCCTCCAGCTCGCGATAAgggtcttcgtcgtcgtcgtcgtcgtcgtcctcgcatGACCGCTCATGGCCGCGACATTGACGATGGCCAGGTGAGTATGATTGTTGAGTTAGATGTATCTTGCGTGATGGTGCTCATTATAGCTGTTTGTTCGTGTGCCTGTGCATGGCACGGAAGCTGTTTGTGTTAATGCGTCAGAGGGAGCAACCGAGCAACTGTAATTGTGATCAAGAGGTGTTTGCCTGAGAAGGTGATGCTTTTTTAGGATTTCTTAGTTTTGTTGGTTGAATGATAACTTAGCTCACTGAGTGACAGGTTTTTTTGGATAGCTTTTACCATACTCTTTAGATAATGCACCTGAGTGACAATTGAAAGCGAACTATGAGTCGGCATCAGTCCTGGTCTCAAAATGATCCTCTTTTGGCAAATTGACCGTGATGGGTTCTTTGTTTCCGTTTGCTTTACCATTTttgttccttttccttttcttagtTTTTTTACCCTGATTTGGTTACTTCACTTCAATTATGGTAGTAGGGCATGCAGCTTCGATAATACTATAATGTTAAATTGTTTGGTCAGGGAAATGAAGATGTCAACCGGCGAAAACTTACAGGCGGGGTTATTGTCTAGGACGCCTCCATTTGGTCTGAGGCTATGGGTTGTGCTTGGCATTAGCATTTGGGCTGCAATTCTGTTTGTCCTAGGTTGCATATGCTTCTTCCTTATATACTGGAGGAAACGAGGTAATCGCTTTGGTGATACTGCTGAACCTGAAATCCCAGATATTACCAAAGAGATTGCAGTAGACGAAGCAAGAAACGGAGTGGCTGCAGAAAACGTCCAACGTCAAGAAAGTTACACCCTCTCATTGAAGGAGAGGCAGACCAACAAAGGTTCACGGAAAATGCTGGCTCATTTCCTTAGCTGCAAATCAAGTGGTAGCCATAATTTAGTCGGATGCAGTTCAATGTACCAAAATGATAAGGCTCAGTGCTCATACTCCAGTGACGAAGGCACCTCAGGACATAATGAGAGGGAGTACTCTCAGTATGCCACAATGTCCACATCTCCTCAGATTGGTCTCCCAGAATTCTCTCATCTGGGTTGGGGCTATTGGTTCACTCTCAGGGATTTGGAGGACGCAACAAATGGGTTCTCTGATGACAATATCATAGGAGAGGGCGGCTATGGGGTTGTTTACCACGGTCGTCTTATAAATGGAACTGATGTTGCAATCAAAAGGCTTTTTAACAACATGTAAGAGACACTGAAGTTGATTTTAGCCAAAAAGGAGTGTTTCTTCCGATAATGCTTTTTAATGATTTGCTATGGTTGTTCACTATTGACCATATACTCTGGTTATGGTTTTGCAGAGGGCAGGCAGAAAAAGAGTTCAAGGTTGAAGTTGAGTCTATTGGTCATGTTAGGCACAAGAATCTGGTGCGACTTCTAGGTTACTGCATTGAGGGAAGCTACAGGTAAATCTGTGTTTTGTTAGTTAGCCTTTATATTTTCAGTTGATCGTTCATGGATCTGCAGGAAATTGTATATTTTTCTTGCAGTGACTGCTACAATATGTCCTCTTGCTGTTACACAGCCTTCAATGTCACAAGTCAATTACAACttaagaaagaaacaaaatgtTCAAGTCTGGTAGCTCGACATGGTCATATTTAATCTATTCAGCAAAATATATTAACTGATAATGATACCAAGTACTGGTATAATGGTTAGAATAATCTGTCTTTTTAGATGGTTTATGTACTTAATTATGCAAAGCACTATAGAACTCGAAAAATATGCAAAGGGCCCACTTCAAAGCCTAGAAGTGTCTTTAACTGTTATCCTACTCTAGTATCTGCATATCGTGTTTCCATAGATATGCTTTGGTTCTAAATTTTCTGATTCTGAACCATTTGCTGCAATCCTGAAATCTTAAGTTAGCATCCAGGTAATAAGAAACCTCCACAACGTCAGCTTGGTCTGCTGTTAACTTCGGTGCGCAATATTTATCCATGGACTTGATATATTGCTAGAGTTCTAGAAATGGAGAACATTTAAGAGGATCTACCCGCCTTAGTAAACATGGGTGTTTGGAATGCACATTCACCCCACCAGCTAACTGAACTAGAAGTTTCTGATATTGATAGATTGTCTGCTTTCTTAATCAAACACAATCATATACTGTATAAATGTATTACTACAGAGGCATATTCATAGAACTATAGAAGTCTATTTACCTATATCAAACTACGATTTTCTGTGAGTCTATTAGGTTTACAGCAAAATATCATTAGTCTTCTCACGTTGCAGGATGCTTGTCTATGAATACATCAACAATGGGAATTTAGACCAGTGGTTACATGGCGCAATGAGTCAACATGGTGTTCTTACATGGGAAGCCCGCATGAAAATTATCCTTGACATTGCAAAAGCGTAAGAAATGAACTATCGGTGATTCTGATTTCTCCCTCTGTATATGAGACCAAGCATATAATTTGTAAACGGAATGCTGTGCAGACTGGCATATTTGCATGAGGGGATAGAGCCAAAAGTTATCCACCGTGATATCAAATCAAGTAATATCCTTATTGATAAAGATTTCACAGGAAAACTTTCTGATTTTGGATTATCTAAGCTCTTACGTGCTGGGAAAAGCCACATTACTACCCGAGTTATGGGAACCTTTGGGTAAGCTACTAAGCTCTCTTTTTAAGTTGTAATTTTCCTGATTGAGTTGCAGGGGCTGTATAAAATACTGATCAACATGAAATTCATGCTTAACTATCTCCAATTCCTTTATTCAAAGTTGATAGCGTCTCAAGCAATCGCCACTTAATCCCCCATTGTTTTCTAGGTACGTAGCCCCTGAATATGCTAATACTGGGCAGCTAAACGAGAAGAGTGACGTCTACAGTTTTGGAGTGCTACTCTTGGAAGCAGTGACTGGAAGGGATCCAGTTAACTATGGTCGGCCTACCGATGAGGTGGACATGCACAATCTAGTCATATCTATCACTCTTGCTCAAACATAACTAATGCCCGGTCGCCATAATTTTCTGAATATGGGATTTTTACCatttgaaagcagtaaaacagtttaTTTCTACATCGACTGAATCTCAGAGCTGTGTTGTGTTCTCTATGCACATGTGGATACTTCACgcttcatatttttttcccttcaatAACACAAGACGTGCTGTTTACAGGTGCACCTGCTGGAGTGGATCAAGCTGATGGCTAGCAGCAGAAGAGCCGAGGAGGTAGTAGACCCTGCGATGGAGGCCAAGCCAACCAAACGGCAGCTGAGGCGCGC
Proteins encoded in this window:
- the LOC127759833 gene encoding probable receptor-like protein kinase At2g42960 isoform X1, whose translation is MAATLTMAREMKMSTGENLQAGLLSRTPPFGLRLWVVLGISIWAAILFVLGCICFFLIYWRKRGNRFGDTAEPEIPDITKEIAVDEARNGVAAENVQRQESYTLSLKERQTNKGSRKMLAHFLSCKSSGSHNLVGCSSMYQNDKAQCSYSSDEGTSGHNEREYSQYATMSTSPQIGLPEFSHLGWGYWFTLRDLEDATNGFSDDNIIGEGGYGVVYHGRLINGTDVAIKRLFNNIGQAEKEFKVEVESIGHVRHKNLVRLLGYCIEGSYRMLVYEYINNGNLDQWLHGAMSQHGVLTWEARMKIILDIAKALAYLHEGIEPKVIHRDIKSSNILIDKDFTGKLSDFGLSKLLRAGKSHITTRVMGTFGYVAPEYANTGQLNEKSDVYSFGVLLLEAVTGRDPVNYGRPTDEVHLLEWIKLMASSRRAEEVVDPAMEAKPTKRQLRRALVAALKCVDPNADKRPTMGSVVRMLEADDVALSSRQDRRSPMGRCVDGDGSGREPSGTSARYDAAFV
- the LOC127759833 gene encoding probable receptor-like protein kinase At2g42960 isoform X2, producing MKMSTGENLQAGLLSRTPPFGLRLWVVLGISIWAAILFVLGCICFFLIYWRKRGNRFGDTAEPEIPDITKEIAVDEARNGVAAENVQRQESYTLSLKERQTNKGSRKMLAHFLSCKSSGSHNLVGCSSMYQNDKAQCSYSSDEGTSGHNEREYSQYATMSTSPQIGLPEFSHLGWGYWFTLRDLEDATNGFSDDNIIGEGGYGVVYHGRLINGTDVAIKRLFNNIGQAEKEFKVEVESIGHVRHKNLVRLLGYCIEGSYRMLVYEYINNGNLDQWLHGAMSQHGVLTWEARMKIILDIAKALAYLHEGIEPKVIHRDIKSSNILIDKDFTGKLSDFGLSKLLRAGKSHITTRVMGTFGYVAPEYANTGQLNEKSDVYSFGVLLLEAVTGRDPVNYGRPTDEVHLLEWIKLMASSRRAEEVVDPAMEAKPTKRQLRRALVAALKCVDPNADKRPTMGSVVRMLEADDVALSSRQDRRSPMGRCVDGDGSGREPSGTSARYDAAFV